The Shewanella mangrovisoli genome has a window encoding:
- the atcB gene encoding cold adaptation protein AtcB, producing MNTSLIEITVAEIKELADVEPKQASKRFELIATTMNDEQLVEVIEKMDIVTLTQINSHHDISCPSIMSELMTPEQIRDIVCQQPLYWEEKIKNNAEELIQHTFDFLTYLIRIQDSEEKQTAILECIAEDPAGLFYLSIPFIEMMLGERHDDEDHFNDYYDDEEDTDTVGYDSRVDSEEAHSLSLDDPRSLMALIHELAPDVEKAIKNLLRNESSGWEMIINKFVNELVIQAKEKNQVTDEYAEVDDMFSFLD from the coding sequence ATGAACACTAGTCTCATTGAAATAACCGTTGCCGAGATTAAAGAGCTCGCCGATGTCGAGCCAAAACAGGCCAGTAAACGTTTCGAACTCATCGCCACCACAATGAACGATGAGCAATTAGTCGAAGTCATTGAAAAAATGGACATTGTGACCCTGACGCAAATCAACAGTCACCACGATATCTCCTGCCCGTCAATTATGTCGGAGCTGATGACCCCTGAACAAATTCGCGACATCGTCTGTCAGCAACCATTGTATTGGGAAGAAAAAATCAAGAACAATGCCGAAGAACTTATTCAGCATACCTTTGATTTTTTGACCTATTTAATTCGCATCCAAGATAGCGAAGAAAAACAAACCGCTATTTTAGAGTGCATTGCCGAAGATCCCGCTGGCCTCTTCTATCTGTCTATCCCCTTTATCGAGATGATGCTGGGCGAACGCCACGACGATGAAGACCACTTCAACGATTATTACGACGATGAAGAAGATACCGACACCGTCGGCTATGACAGCCGTGTCGACAGTGAAGAAGCCCATAGCTTAAGCCTAGATGACCCACGTAGTCTGATGGCGTTAATCCATGAGCTGGCACCCGATGTAGAAAAAGCCATTAAAAACCTGCTGCGTAACGAAAGCTCTGGCTGGGAAATGATCATTAACAAGTTCGTCAATGAACTGGTTATCCAAGCGAAAGAGAAAAACCAAGTCACGGACGAATACGCAGAAGTGGATGATATGTTTAGCTTTTTAGATTAA
- a CDS encoding ExeM/NucH family extracellular endonuclease, whose product MFNNKTLLALAISGVCGFAHAADNLIITEYVEGSSNNKAIELYNPTASSIDLSQYQLRFYFNGSTTVGMTIALTGTLAAGATHVVADNDASADILAVTNQQSSASFFNGDDAIVLTYQDQVIDSLGQVGVDPGSEWGSGDLSTQDNTLRRNPEQLIADPIIDDAVTFNTWLGFAKDDISDLGKFSAGTPTDPVEPPPSSLACGEASTPIHALQGSTNVSPLNGQTLVVEAIVVSNQEAGLKGIFVQMADNEADNDPQTSEGVFVYTGNAPTGYVAGDRVRLKAKVTEYQGLTELTTVADHKLCAAGQTLPTAAVVTLPVNSSDDFEPFEGMRVRFSQDLVVNEVYNLGRYGEISLGSSRHFIGTQVAAPGDDALAVTAANLKDSILLDDGLTAQNPDPVIFPAPGLSASNTVRVGDKATSLTGVMHYGFNLYRIMPTEPVNFVAENPRPQSPVLAEGGNLKVASFNVLNYFNGDGQGGGFPTARGANTQSEFERQKAKIVSAMVGISADVFGLMEIENDGFGANSAIADLVAGLNAAVGENRYVYVIPKVNGSNLSAIGTDAITVGLIYRSDKVSPQGDARILSSANSPLDDAAQPLFDDSKNRPMLTQAFVLNGSEESVVVAVNHLKSKGSECAGDPDMNDGQGNCNITRTRAATAAGQWIAEQYPEQGVLLIGDLNSYAKEDPLSALANAGFSELFAKLEKANPYSYVFSGESGQLDHALANTALVDKVVDVTEWHINTDEPRVLDYNEEFKTAAQVQDLYASDAYRSSDHDPVVISLLLEAENVAPEASFTQLVNGASVQLTSTSIDSDGQIVSTEWDFGDNSQAMGESVSHTYAQTGDYLVTLTVTDDDGLSHSSSQMVSVVVENVKKPPVAQIQHINLWLVDMFISTSYDTDGVIKQHKWKFDNGSRASGPVVFRQARRGLHTVELTVKDNDKLTDTTSLTFR is encoded by the coding sequence ATGTTTAATAACAAAACGCTGTTGGCGTTAGCCATCAGTGGCGTGTGTGGGTTTGCCCATGCTGCCGATAATCTGATTATTACTGAATATGTTGAAGGCAGCAGCAACAACAAAGCCATTGAGTTGTACAACCCAACCGCCAGCAGCATCGATTTAAGCCAGTATCAATTACGCTTCTATTTTAATGGCAGCACAACGGTGGGCATGACTATCGCCCTGACCGGCACCTTAGCCGCAGGGGCGACTCATGTGGTTGCTGATAATGATGCATCGGCCGATATTCTGGCGGTGACAAATCAACAAAGCAGCGCGAGTTTTTTCAATGGTGACGATGCCATTGTGCTGACCTATCAAGATCAAGTGATTGATAGCTTAGGTCAAGTGGGTGTCGATCCCGGCAGTGAGTGGGGCAGTGGTGATTTATCGACGCAGGACAATACCCTGCGCCGCAATCCCGAACAGCTAATCGCCGATCCCATTATTGATGATGCAGTCACCTTTAATACATGGTTAGGTTTTGCCAAAGACGATATCTCGGATCTGGGTAAGTTCAGCGCGGGCACTCCAACCGATCCTGTTGAGCCGCCACCGAGTTCATTAGCCTGTGGTGAAGCCTCAACGCCTATCCATGCCCTGCAAGGTTCGACCAATGTCAGTCCGTTAAACGGACAAACCTTAGTGGTAGAAGCCATTGTGGTGAGTAACCAAGAAGCTGGCCTAAAGGGCATCTTCGTGCAAATGGCCGACAACGAAGCCGATAACGATCCACAAACCTCGGAAGGGGTGTTTGTTTATACCGGTAATGCGCCAACGGGTTATGTGGCGGGCGATCGTGTACGCTTAAAGGCTAAAGTCACTGAATATCAAGGCTTAACGGAACTGACTACCGTTGCCGATCATAAACTGTGTGCCGCAGGACAAACCCTACCAACTGCGGCCGTGGTGACATTACCTGTAAATTCGAGCGATGACTTTGAGCCATTTGAAGGCATGCGCGTACGCTTTAGCCAAGATCTGGTGGTGAACGAAGTCTACAACTTGGGCCGCTATGGTGAAATTTCACTCGGTAGCAGCCGTCACTTTATTGGGACGCAAGTGGCCGCGCCAGGTGATGATGCCTTAGCCGTCACTGCTGCTAATCTCAAAGACAGTATTTTACTCGACGATGGCTTAACGGCGCAGAACCCTGATCCTGTGATTTTCCCGGCGCCAGGTTTAAGCGCATCGAACACTGTGCGTGTGGGTGACAAAGCCACGAGCCTGACGGGCGTCATGCACTATGGCTTTAATCTTTATCGCATTATGCCGACTGAGCCAGTTAATTTTGTGGCAGAAAATCCTCGTCCACAATCGCCAGTGCTTGCCGAAGGCGGCAATCTGAAAGTCGCTAGCTTTAACGTACTGAACTACTTTAATGGCGATGGACAGGGCGGCGGTTTCCCTACTGCGCGCGGTGCCAATACCCAGAGTGAGTTTGAGCGTCAAAAAGCGAAGATTGTCAGCGCTATGGTGGGGATCAGTGCCGATGTGTTTGGTCTGATGGAAATCGAGAACGATGGCTTTGGCGCTAACTCGGCGATTGCCGATCTCGTGGCGGGCCTCAATGCCGCCGTGGGAGAAAATCGCTATGTCTATGTTATTCCAAAGGTCAATGGCAGTAACTTAAGCGCGATCGGTACGGATGCGATTACCGTTGGTTTAATTTATCGCAGTGACAAAGTGAGCCCTCAGGGTGATGCGCGTATTCTATCCAGCGCTAATTCACCCTTAGATGACGCCGCGCAGCCACTATTCGACGACAGCAAAAACCGCCCTATGTTGACTCAAGCCTTCGTGCTAAACGGCAGTGAGGAGAGTGTAGTCGTTGCGGTTAATCACTTGAAATCTAAGGGCAGTGAGTGTGCTGGCGATCCAGATATGAACGATGGTCAAGGTAACTGCAATATTACCCGTACCCGCGCAGCAACGGCGGCGGGGCAGTGGATTGCAGAGCAGTATCCAGAGCAAGGCGTACTGCTGATCGGCGACTTAAACTCCTATGCCAAGGAAGATCCGCTAAGCGCATTGGCTAACGCTGGCTTTAGCGAGTTGTTTGCAAAACTTGAAAAAGCCAATCCTTATTCCTATGTATTCTCGGGTGAATCTGGGCAGTTAGACCATGCGCTGGCCAATACCGCGTTAGTGGATAAAGTCGTGGATGTGACCGAGTGGCATATCAATACCGACGAGCCACGGGTGTTAGATTACAACGAAGAGTTTAAGACGGCTGCGCAGGTGCAAGACCTTTATGCCAGTGATGCTTATCGCTCATCGGATCATGATCCTGTGGTGATTTCACTCCTGCTCGAAGCGGAAAACGTGGCTCCTGAAGCCAGCTTTACTCAGCTTGTGAATGGTGCGAGTGTGCAATTGACTTCAACCTCCATTGATAGCGACGGCCAAATTGTCTCTACTGAGTGGGACTTTGGCGATAATAGCCAAGCCATGGGCGAGTCGGTATCCCACACCTATGCGCAAACTGGTGATTATCTAGTGACGTTAACTGTGACCGATGATGACGGTTTAAGCCATAGCAGCTCACAAATGGTGTCTGTGGTGGTTGAGAACGTGAAAAAGCCACCCGTGGCGCAAATTCAGCACATCAATTTATGGTTAGTCGATATGTTTATTTCGACCAGCTATGACACTGACGGTGTGATCAAACAGCATAAATGGAAGTTTGATAACGGTAGCCGTGCAAGTGGTCCTGTTGTGTTTCGCCAAGCACGCCGCGGGCTGCATACGGTCGAGTTAACCGTGAAAGACAATGATAAATTAACGGATACCACGTCACTGACCTTCCGTTAA
- a CDS encoding ABC transporter ATP-binding protein: MSLVRINNGSLAYGYTPLLQNADFTIERGERVCIVGRNGAGKSSLLKILSGDVLLDEGEFNIDGSVTVSRLQQDPPKAEQGSVYSYIAAGLKEVGEALEQYHQLSHDVAYAEPELMERMLNQMQKLQETLDHHNGWQLDSRIKQNCELLGLDPDKSLSELSGGWQRKVALARALVSEPDLLLLDEPTNHLDIDTIEWLEKFLLDFQGAIVFISHDRGFIARMATRIVDLDRGVVTSWPGNYQAYLDGKQEWLRVEAEKNALFDKRLAEEEVWIRQGVKARRTRNEGRVRALKALRQERSERLNRQGNAKMAVADTERSGKLVFDVKDLNYNLPDKNLVKNFNTTVLRGDRIALIGPNGCGKSTLIKLLIEKLQPQSGEVKVGTKLEIAYFDQYREALDPEQTVEDNVGEGKKTITINGQDRHILSYLQDFLFSPMRARTPVKALSGGEKNRLLLAKLLIRPANLIILDEPTNDLDIETLELLESLLTEYQGTLLLVSHDRAFIDNTVTSSWWYAGSGHWSEYVGGYQDAIDQGAKFYSEEPSQPNTVEAPATVKTAEVKVAEPAKAAKKLSYKLQRELEAMPELMETLEAEILELQTTVASPDFYNQTQDKINSVLNLLADKEKQLEVCFERWEELESLK, encoded by the coding sequence TTGAGTCTGGTTCGTATCAATAATGGCTCGTTAGCCTATGGTTATACTCCGCTGCTGCAAAATGCCGATTTTACTATCGAGCGCGGCGAGCGAGTGTGTATTGTTGGCCGCAACGGTGCGGGCAAGTCGAGTCTATTGAAGATTTTATCCGGCGATGTGCTGCTCGATGAAGGTGAGTTCAACATCGATGGCAGCGTCACAGTCAGCCGTTTGCAACAAGATCCACCGAAGGCGGAGCAAGGCTCGGTTTACTCTTATATTGCTGCGGGCTTAAAAGAAGTCGGTGAAGCGTTAGAGCAATATCATCAACTGTCCCATGATGTGGCTTATGCCGAACCTGAGCTGATGGAGCGCATGCTTAATCAGATGCAAAAGCTGCAGGAAACGTTGGATCATCACAACGGTTGGCAGCTTGACTCGCGCATCAAACAAAATTGTGAGTTATTAGGCCTCGACCCCGATAAATCCTTAAGTGAATTATCCGGTGGTTGGCAGCGTAAAGTGGCGCTTGCTCGCGCCCTCGTCAGTGAGCCGGATTTATTGCTGCTCGATGAACCGACGAACCATTTAGATATCGATACCATCGAATGGCTGGAAAAATTCCTGCTGGATTTCCAAGGCGCTATCGTGTTTATCAGCCACGACAGGGGCTTTATTGCCCGCATGGCCACCCGTATCGTCGATTTAGACCGTGGCGTGGTGACCTCATGGCCTGGCAATTATCAAGCTTACCTTGATGGTAAGCAGGAATGGTTAAGGGTTGAAGCCGAGAAAAACGCCTTATTCGATAAGCGATTAGCCGAAGAAGAAGTCTGGATCCGCCAAGGGGTTAAGGCCCGTCGTACCCGTAACGAAGGCCGCGTGCGTGCACTCAAGGCGCTGCGTCAAGAACGCAGTGAGCGCTTGAACCGTCAGGGCAATGCCAAGATGGCGGTGGCCGATACCGAGCGTTCGGGTAAGTTAGTCTTTGATGTAAAGGACTTAAACTACAATCTGCCCGATAAAAATCTGGTTAAAAACTTTAATACCACGGTACTTCGAGGCGATCGTATTGCGCTTATCGGCCCGAACGGTTGTGGTAAATCGACCCTTATCAAGCTGTTGATTGAGAAGTTACAACCTCAATCGGGTGAGGTGAAAGTCGGCACTAAGTTAGAGATTGCCTATTTTGACCAATACCGTGAGGCGTTGGATCCTGAGCAAACCGTTGAAGACAACGTGGGTGAGGGGAAAAAGACCATCACGATTAATGGTCAAGACCGTCATATCTTAAGTTATCTGCAGGATTTCCTATTTTCGCCGATGCGCGCCCGTACGCCTGTAAAGGCATTATCGGGCGGTGAGAAAAACCGATTATTGCTGGCTAAGTTACTTATTCGTCCGGCTAACCTGATTATCCTCGACGAACCGACAAACGATCTTGATATTGAGACCCTAGAATTGCTAGAGTCGCTGCTGACTGAGTATCAAGGCACACTGTTGCTTGTGAGCCATGATAGGGCCTTTATCGATAACACTGTCACCAGCAGCTGGTGGTATGCGGGTAGTGGCCATTGGAGCGAGTATGTCGGTGGTTATCAAGACGCGATTGACCAAGGGGCAAAGTTTTATTCTGAGGAACCTAGTCAGCCAAACACGGTCGAAGCTCCTGCGACAGTAAAAACCGCTGAGGTGAAAGTGGCCGAGCCCGCCAAAGCCGCGAAAAAACTGTCCTATAAGTTACAGCGTGAATTAGAGGCCATGCCTGAGTTGATGGAAACATTAGAGGCAGAAATCCTCGAATTGCAAACCACAGTGGCAAGCCCAGATTTTTATAATCAAACACAGGATAAAATCAATTCGGTATTGAACCTGTTGGCGGATAAAGAAAAGCAATTGGAAGTTTGCTTCGAGCGATGGGAAGAGCTTGAGTCACTGAAGTAA
- the atcC gene encoding cold adaptation protein AtcC translates to MQLVLRDLDQGPYLSKVLAKGQADDTLSGEQLAQIKSKAILMSLKLADKFYNKYKMHLLEQAAHDVIGVVSLGLMELSDQDQQQAVRLLLTADGVVKCFQKGWSMLSVVSKHKLVNGKSLYGDVDKFLLEQVSTPPDAEEWLGYEAYQDALAEHQRQQSIAALMAQFYAQTSYDPLDFLNLESVLAEAVLYRMLFDNAKVRQDLKKRIAKISLQDEWFSLEYIEQQTQKALAELPAELAETIGKDLGKNFAPALLRTLNFAKSYRELLLSDASPERLERFEHKEGLVGLLGWPLYIVL, encoded by the coding sequence ATGCAACTGGTACTGCGTGATTTAGACCAAGGCCCATACCTGAGTAAGGTGTTGGCTAAAGGCCAAGCAGACGACACCCTTAGCGGTGAGCAGCTCGCACAAATCAAATCTAAAGCCATTTTGATGAGCCTCAAATTGGCGGATAAGTTCTACAACAAGTACAAGATGCACTTACTGGAACAGGCGGCGCACGATGTGATTGGCGTCGTCAGTCTCGGATTAATGGAACTGTCTGATCAGGACCAACAGCAAGCGGTGCGTTTATTGCTCACCGCCGATGGCGTGGTCAAATGCTTCCAAAAGGGTTGGAGCATGCTCAGCGTTGTCAGCAAACATAAGCTGGTGAATGGTAAGTCGCTCTATGGTGACGTGGATAAATTCCTGCTGGAACAAGTCTCTACACCGCCAGATGCCGAAGAGTGGCTGGGCTATGAGGCCTACCAAGATGCATTGGCCGAGCACCAACGTCAGCAATCGATTGCAGCGCTAATGGCGCAGTTTTATGCCCAAACTAGCTATGATCCCTTGGATTTCTTAAATCTGGAGAGCGTATTGGCCGAAGCCGTGCTGTATCGGATGTTGTTTGATAATGCCAAAGTCAGACAAGATCTGAAAAAGCGCATTGCCAAAATCAGCTTGCAGGACGAATGGTTTAGCCTCGAGTATATCGAGCAGCAAACCCAAAAAGCCCTGGCGGAACTCCCCGCGGAGCTGGCCGAGACTATCGGTAAAGATTTAGGTAAAAACTTTGCGCCAGCATTGCTGCGTACATTGAATTTTGCGAAAAGCTACCGCGAACTGCTGCTTAGCGACGCCTCCCCTGAGCGTTTAGAAAGATTCGAGCATAAAGAAGGACTCGTCGGTCTACTCGGCTGGCCGCTTTATATCGTGCTTTAA
- a CDS encoding glutaredoxin family protein: MHNVPQAGYILYHTEGCHLCEQAAALLNAAEVPFTAIDICDDEALAERYGVCIPVVKAEDERCLFWPFDATQLQEFLGA; the protein is encoded by the coding sequence ATGCATAATGTACCGCAAGCGGGTTACATACTATACCACACCGAAGGCTGTCACTTATGTGAACAGGCTGCGGCATTGCTTAATGCCGCCGAGGTGCCTTTTACGGCCATCGATATTTGCGATGATGAAGCCTTAGCTGAACGTTATGGCGTGTGTATTCCCGTGGTGAAGGCCGAGGATGAGCGTTGCCTGTTTTGGCCCTTTGACGCTACCCAATTACAAGAATTTTTAGGAGCTTAG
- a CDS encoding DUF6678 family protein, with product MNADTLVYLNQHQLTSVMNLTKWRQLEQALHEKPDFVPHVRYKLLEDEGPNPGFTPVWWDELLAICERIEWLEIDLLKREHRGRLLPEKTTDFTDYIEAQLHKYRLPYSKEAQGIRIWGYLRPDAAMPVFCIAAGGETIKEA from the coding sequence ATGAATGCAGACACCTTGGTGTACCTCAATCAGCATCAATTAACCTCGGTGATGAACCTCACTAAATGGCGTCAGCTTGAGCAGGCGCTCCATGAAAAGCCGGACTTTGTGCCCCATGTGCGTTATAAGCTGCTGGAAGATGAAGGACCAAACCCTGGTTTCACGCCAGTATGGTGGGACGAGTTACTCGCAATTTGCGAGAGGATTGAATGGCTTGAGATTGATCTGCTCAAAAGAGAACACCGCGGCAGATTACTGCCGGAAAAAACCACGGATTTCACTGATTATATCGAGGCGCAACTGCACAAGTATCGGCTCCCCTACAGCAAAGAAGCTCAAGGGATTAGGATTTGGGGCTATCTTCGCCCCGATGCGGCTATGCCGGTATTTTGTATTGCAGCTGGTGGCGAGACGATAAAGGAAGCGTAA
- the atcA gene encoding cold adaptation protein AtcA: MAKKLNISRINELKTNAYDNIESYDDPDTPKALEQFTSQIKKVLQADPKMLESVPEYLPVALYGRVKFPSDAKLKWAHWINTATQPEWDEFKVTIGFNNADVPLVQAVRAYSEDLLIESCAVLYLLENQGKSAPAPKRSADDDFEDEDSDYADYSDDDDDDGEEEDGYYDHYDDEDR; this comes from the coding sequence ATGGCCAAAAAACTGAATATCTCACGCATTAATGAGCTTAAGACCAATGCCTACGACAATATCGAGTCCTATGATGACCCGGATACGCCTAAGGCACTGGAACAATTTACCAGTCAAATCAAAAAAGTATTACAGGCCGATCCTAAAATGCTCGAATCGGTGCCCGAGTATCTGCCTGTGGCACTCTATGGCCGAGTAAAATTTCCAAGTGATGCCAAGCTCAAGTGGGCTCACTGGATTAATACCGCAACGCAACCCGAGTGGGATGAGTTCAAGGTCACTATCGGCTTTAACAATGCCGATGTCCCATTAGTGCAGGCGGTGCGCGCCTATTCAGAAGATTTATTGATTGAAAGCTGCGCCGTACTCTATTTACTGGAAAACCAAGGCAAAAGTGCACCTGCGCCTAAACGCAGCGCTGACGATGATTTTGAAGACGAAGACAGTGATTACGCCGACTATTCCGATGACGACGATGATGACGGCGAAGAGGAAGATGGCTACTACGATCACTACGATGATGAGGACCGCTAA
- the rlmKL gene encoding bifunctional 23S rRNA (guanine(2069)-N(7))-methyltransferase RlmK/23S rRNA (guanine(2445)-N(2))-methyltransferase RlmL, which translates to MLNFFAAAPKGFEYSLAQELTEFGATEIKESVAGVYFTAPLALAYRITLWTRLASRIVLVIYKGPCESAEQLYNAAYCIDWSAHFSNRNTFSIDFHGTGGFINNTQFGALKIKDAIVDRFRDDGDARPNVARIDADIKIDAHFRNGVITIAMNFSGPSLHQRGYRSTTGEAPLKENLAANMLVRSGWKAAPTTLLDPFCGSGTVLIEAALMAADIAPGLQRSRFGFEHWRRHDKATWHEILEEAKARASLGVKRCDVKFYGSDIDSRLVALAKRNAQNAGVFELIDFKVANALNVEPPAAEGYLITNPPYGERLGSVSELLQLYYQLGDKFKKEFGGWKVAMLCSDIELISALKLKADKQMKMFNGALECAFNLYTLHAQSTRRDTPVLPEGVDIADIAPAFANRIKKNAKQLEKWAKKEGIDSYRLYDADIPEYNVAVDRYLDHIVVQEYMAPASIPEAVTKRRLSDVLLALPAAIGVDPHKITMKTRERQKGTNQYQKLDERKLELITTEYGAKFKLNLTGYLDTGLFLDHRLTRRLVGQKSKGRRVLNLFSYTGSASVHAALGGAKSVTTVDMSNTYLAWAKENFALNDLSGKQYEFVQADCLQWIRDSAHDKSAQYDLIFIDPPTFSNSKRMEDSFDVQRDHVNLLGMLIKLLSPNGEIVFSNNKRKFKMDTDTLVKMKIKVENIDDLTLPMDYKRNPHIHNTWLITHA; encoded by the coding sequence ATGCTTAATTTTTTTGCTGCCGCCCCTAAGGGCTTTGAATATAGCTTAGCCCAAGAACTGACAGAATTTGGTGCGACTGAGATTAAAGAGAGTGTTGCCGGTGTCTATTTTACCGCGCCGCTTGCCTTAGCCTACCGTATTACCCTGTGGACGCGTTTGGCCAGCCGTATCGTGCTGGTGATCTATAAGGGCCCCTGTGAGTCGGCGGAGCAATTATATAACGCAGCTTATTGTATTGATTGGTCAGCTCATTTCTCCAATCGCAACACCTTTAGTATCGATTTTCACGGCACTGGCGGCTTTATCAACAACACCCAGTTTGGTGCGTTAAAGATTAAAGATGCGATTGTTGACCGTTTCCGTGATGACGGTGATGCCCGTCCAAACGTCGCCCGTATCGATGCCGACATTAAAATCGACGCCCATTTCCGTAATGGGGTGATTACCATTGCGATGAACTTCTCGGGACCTTCTTTGCATCAACGCGGTTATCGCTCTACGACCGGTGAAGCACCGTTAAAAGAAAACCTCGCCGCCAACATGCTAGTGCGCAGTGGCTGGAAAGCCGCGCCAACGACCTTACTCGATCCTTTCTGCGGCAGTGGTACTGTACTGATTGAGGCCGCATTAATGGCTGCCGATATTGCTCCAGGGTTGCAGCGCAGCCGTTTTGGTTTTGAGCATTGGCGCCGCCATGATAAAGCGACATGGCATGAGATTTTAGAAGAGGCCAAGGCGCGCGCATCCTTAGGTGTAAAGCGTTGTGACGTGAAGTTCTACGGCTCGGATATCGATTCGCGCTTAGTGGCCCTAGCAAAACGCAATGCGCAAAACGCCGGTGTATTTGAACTGATTGACTTTAAAGTCGCTAATGCGCTCAATGTCGAGCCGCCCGCCGCCGAAGGTTACCTGATTACTAACCCTCCCTACGGTGAGCGTTTAGGCAGTGTTTCTGAGCTATTGCAGCTGTATTACCAATTAGGCGACAAGTTTAAAAAGGAGTTTGGCGGCTGGAAAGTGGCTATGCTCTGTAGCGATATCGAGCTGATTTCGGCACTGAAACTCAAAGCCGATAAACAGATGAAGATGTTTAACGGTGCGCTTGAGTGTGCCTTTAACCTGTATACCTTGCACGCGCAAAGCACTCGTCGTGATACGCCAGTATTGCCGGAAGGGGTGGACATTGCCGATATCGCGCCAGCATTTGCGAACCGTATTAAGAAAAACGCCAAGCAATTAGAAAAGTGGGCGAAAAAAGAAGGTATTGACAGCTACCGTTTATATGATGCCGACATTCCCGAATATAACGTGGCGGTCGACCGCTACTTAGATCATATCGTGGTGCAGGAATATATGGCGCCAGCCAGCATTCCAGAGGCCGTGACAAAACGTCGTTTAAGCGATGTGCTCTTGGCGCTGCCTGCTGCGATTGGTGTCGACCCGCACAAGATCACTATGAAGACCCGTGAGCGTCAAAAGGGCACCAATCAATATCAAAAGCTCGATGAGCGTAAGCTTGAGCTTATCACCACCGAATATGGCGCTAAGTTTAAGCTGAACCTGACAGGCTATTTGGATACTGGCTTGTTCCTCGATCACAGATTAACCCGCCGTTTAGTGGGACAAAAATCGAAAGGTCGCCGGGTATTGAACCTGTTCTCCTACACAGGTTCTGCCTCTGTGCATGCCGCATTAGGCGGTGCTAAGTCGGTCACGACGGTCGATATGTCCAACACTTATCTTGCGTGGGCAAAGGAAAACTTTGCGTTAAACGATCTCAGTGGCAAGCAGTATGAGTTTGTGCAGGCCGATTGTTTGCAATGGATCCGCGATAGTGCGCACGATAAATCCGCGCAATACGATTTGATTTTTATCGATCCGCCGACCTTCTCTAACTCTAAGCGGATGGAAGATTCCTTCGATGTACAGCGTGACCATGTGAATTTACTAGGCATGCTTATCAAGCTGTTAAGTCCAAATGGGGAGATAGTGTTCTCCAACAACAAACGCAAGTTTAAGATGGACACCGACACCTTGGTCAAGATGAAAATCAAGGTGGAAAACATCGATGATCTGACCTTGCCTATGGATTACAAGCGCAATCCCCATATCCATAATACTTGGTTAATCACTCATGCATAA
- the atcJ gene encoding cold adaptation protein ActJcold adaptation protein ActJ gives MINHFSVLGIKPSAKEDDIKKAYRRLSNKYHPDKLLGASDEEKEQASQQLERVKKAYEVLSDPKLRNAFIRDFNNVIVTDPNGAMRELWDQFYP, from the coding sequence ATGATTAACCACTTTAGTGTGCTCGGTATCAAACCTAGCGCCAAAGAAGACGACATTAAAAAAGCCTATCGCCGGCTCTCAAACAAATACCATCCCGATAAGTTGTTAGGTGCCTCTGATGAAGAAAAAGAGCAAGCATCACAACAACTTGAGCGCGTTAAAAAAGCTTATGAAGTGCTCTCAGATCCCAAGCTTAGAAATGCGTTTATCCGAGACTTCAACAATGTGATCGTGACCGATCCCAATGGCGCGATGCGCGAATTGTGGGATCAATTTTACCCTTAA